A window of Patagioenas fasciata isolate bPatFas1 chromosome 5, bPatFas1.hap1, whole genome shotgun sequence contains these coding sequences:
- the ARG2 gene encoding arginase-2, mitochondrial → MSLRSGLTRLLSRQAGLRLPKQTHSVALVGAPLSRGQKRRGVDRGPATVRAAGLVERLAGLGCQVHDFGDLNFTQVPNDELYNNLILYPRSVGSASQVLADAVSRAVVAGHSCVTIGGDHSLALGSISGHAQQCPHLGVIWVDAHADINTPLTSPSGNLHGQPVSFLLRELQDKVPQLPGFSWLKPCLSASDIVYIGLRDLDPAEYYILKNYDIQYFSMRDIDRLGIQKVMERTFEQLMGRRQRPIHLSFDIDAFDPSLAPATGTPVIGGLTYREGMYITEEIHNTGMLSAVDMVEVNPLLGASQEEVNATASLAVDVIATCFGQTREGAHTAFDNLPTPSSPDESDSEEQVRI, encoded by the exons ATGTCCCTGCGCAGCGGCCTCACCCGGCTCCTCTCCAGGCAGGCGGGACTGCGGTTGCCCAAGCAGACGCACTCCGTGGCGCTGGTGGGAGCCCCGCTCTCCAGAGGACAG AAACGACGGGGAGTGGATCGCGGCCCCGCTACCGTGCGCGCCGCGGGGCTGGTGGAGCGGCTGGCCGGGCTCG GATGCCAAGTGCATGACTTTGGAGATTTGAATTTCACTCAAGTTCCCAATGACGAGCTGTACAACAACCTGATTTTATATCCCCGGTCAGTGGGTTCAGCCAGCCAGGTGTTGGCTGACGCTGTAAGCAGAGCAGTAGTGGCTGGACACAGTTGTGTGACTATCGGAGGCGATCACAG CTTGGCGCTTGGATCTATCAGTGGCCATGCACAGCAGTGCCCACACCTGGGTGTAATCTGGGTGGATGCGCATGCTGATATCAACACCCCTCTTACATCTCCATCTGGAAACCTCCATGGACAACCTGTCTCATTTCTCTTGAGAGAGCTTCAAGATAAA GTACCACAACTTCCTGGCTTTTCCTGGCTAAAGCCCTGCCTTTCAGCATCTGATATTGTGTACATTGGTTTGAGGGATCTGGATCCTGCTGAATA cTATATTTTGAAGAACTATGACATCCAGTATTTTTCCATGAGGGATATTGATCGCCTTGGAATTCAGAAAGTTATGGAAAGAACATTTGAACAACTGATGGGCAG GAGACAGCGACCAATTCACTTGAGTTTTGACATTGATGCTTTTGATCCCTCACTGGCTCCAGCAACTGGGACTCCTGTTATAGGTGGACTGACTTACAGAGAAGGCATGTACATCACAGAGGAGATACACAACACAG GAATGCTTTCAGCTGTAGACATGGTTGAAGTCAATCCACTGCTTGGAGCTTCTCAAGAGGAAGTGAACGCAACTGCCAGTCTTGCAGTCGATGTGATAGCAACATGCTTTGGGCAGACACGGGAAGGAGCACACACCGCTTTTGATAACCTCCCAACACCCAGTTCTCCAGATGAATCTGACAGCGAAGAGCAAGTGAGGATTTAA
- the VTI1B gene encoding vesicle transport through interaction with t-SNAREs homolog 1B isoform X2, whose amino-acid sequence MEEELKYAPLPFRNQMMSKIRAYRRDLSMFQREMRSTDLGLGPGSQGDMKYGIFSTENEQSTNLQSQRVLLLQGTDSLNRASQSIERSHRIAAETDQIGTDIIEELGEQREQLERTKSRLVNTSENLSKSRKILRSMSRRITTNKLLLSIIIILELAILVGVVYYKFFRSK is encoded by the exons ATGGAGGAAGAACTGAAGTATGCTCCTCTGCCTTTCCGCAACCAAATGATGAGCAAAATCCGGGCGTATAGAAGAGACCTCTCCATGTTCCAGAGAGAGATGAGAAGCACAGATTTGGGACTGGGCCCTGGAAGTCAAGGCGATATGAAATACGGGATCTTCTCCACAGAAAATGAACAGAGT ACTAATCTGCAGTCACAGAGGGTGCTGCTTCTCCAGGGAACAGACAGCCTGAACCGAGCCAGTCAAAGCATCGAGCGCTCGCACCGAATTGCTGCTGAAACAGATCAGATTGGCACAGATATAATTGAAGAACTTGGGGAGCAGCGGGAGCAACTGGAACGCACCAAGAGCAGA TTGGTGAATACAAGTGAGAACTTGAGCAAGAGTCGCAAGATTCTACGTTCCATGTCCAGGAG AATAACCACTAACAAGTTGTTGCTGTCAATTATCATCATCCTGGAACTCGCCATCCTAGTAGGTGTGGTCTACTACAAGTTCTTTCGCAGCAAATGA
- the VTI1B gene encoding vesicle transport through interaction with t-SNAREs homolog 1B isoform X1: MAGRGSGSSEHLERLHEIFQALHRDLRGVPERLRGSAAEEKKKLVREFDEKQREANETLREMEEELKYAPLPFRNQMMSKIRAYRRDLSMFQREMRSTDLGLGPGSQGDMKYGIFSTENEQSTNLQSQRVLLLQGTDSLNRASQSIERSHRIAAETDQIGTDIIEELGEQREQLERTKSRLVNTSENLSKSRKILRSMSRRITTNKLLLSIIIILELAILVGVVYYKFFRSK; the protein is encoded by the exons ATGGCGGGCCGCGGCTCCGGCTCCTCGGAGCACCTGGAGCGGCTGCACGAGATCTTCCAGGCACTGCACAGAGACCTGCGGGGCGTCCCCGAGCGGTTGCGGGGCAGCGCGGCCG aggagaagaaaaaactaGTTCGAGAATTTGATGAGAAACAGCGTGAAGCAAATGAAACG ctGCGGGAAATGGAGGAAGAACTGAAGTATGCTCCTCTGCCTTTCCGCAACCAAATGATGAGCAAAATCCGGGCGTATAGAAGAGACCTCTCCATGTTCCAGAGAGAGATGAGAAGCACAGATTTGGGACTGGGCCCTGGAAGTCAAGGCGATATGAAATACGGGATCTTCTCCACAGAAAATGAACAGAGT ACTAATCTGCAGTCACAGAGGGTGCTGCTTCTCCAGGGAACAGACAGCCTGAACCGAGCCAGTCAAAGCATCGAGCGCTCGCACCGAATTGCTGCTGAAACAGATCAGATTGGCACAGATATAATTGAAGAACTTGGGGAGCAGCGGGAGCAACTGGAACGCACCAAGAGCAGA TTGGTGAATACAAGTGAGAACTTGAGCAAGAGTCGCAAGATTCTACGTTCCATGTCCAGGAG AATAACCACTAACAAGTTGTTGCTGTCAATTATCATCATCCTGGAACTCGCCATCCTAGTAGGTGTGGTCTACTACAAGTTCTTTCGCAGCAAATGA
- the LOC136101807 gene encoding retinol dehydrogenase 12-like — MDRATEMLTCWGAALGAAVSFPVLFFVAAPYIRRYVAGGRCKSTARLEGKVVIITGANTGIGKETARDLARRGARVIVACRDTAKAEAAASEIRAETGNQQVIVKKLDLADTKSIREFAEQFLAEEKELHILINNAGVMLCPYSKTADGFEMHLGVNHLGHFLLTFLLLERLKQSAPARIVNVSSLAHHIGRIRFHDLHGEKSYNRGLAYCHSKLANVLFTRELARRLQGTKVTANVLHPGSVYSDLVRHSLLMMWLWKLFSFFLKTPSEGAQTSIYCAVAEELNSVTGQYFSDCQPAYVSPRGRDDEAAKKLWSVSCELLGIQWD; from the exons ATGGACCGGGCGACGGAGATGCTCACCTGCTGGGGAGCGGCGCTGGGCGCCGCCGTCTCCTTCCCCGTTCTCTTTTTCGTGGCAGCGCCCTATATCAG GAGGTATGTCGCCGGAGGACGGTGCAAGTCAACAGCCAggctggaggggaaggtggtGATAATCACAGGAGCCAACACCGGCATTGGGAAGGAGACGGCCAGAGACCTCGCGCGAAGAG GTGCGAGGGTGATTGTCGCTTGCAGAGACACAGCGAAGGCAGAAGCTGCAGCCAGTGAAATCCGAGCTGAGACAGGGAACCAGCAAGTGATTGTGAAAAAACTGGACTTGGCTGATACAAAGTCCATCCGGGAGTTTGCTGAGCAATTTCTAGCAG AGGAGAAGGAGCTCCATATTCTCATTAATAATGCTGGGGTAATGTTATGCCCTTACTCCAAGACTGCGGATGGCTTTGAGATGCACCTGGGCGTCAATCATCTTG GTCATTTTCTCTTGACCTTCCTGTTGCTGGAGCGTCTGAAGCAGTCTGCCCCAGCCCGCATAGTCAACGTGTCCTCGCTGGCTCATCACATTGGCCGAATCCGTTTCCATGACCTCCATGGTGAGAAGAGCTACAATCGCGGCCTCGCCTACTGTCACAGCAAACTGGCTAATGTGCTCTTCACCCGGGAGCTGGCAAGGCGGCTGCAAG GCACTAAAGTCACAGCAAACGTTCTCCATCCTGGTTCTGTGTATTCTGATCTGGTCCGGCACTCGTTATTAATGATGTGGCTGTGGAAGTTATTCTCATTCTTCTTGAAGACACcctctgaaggagctcagaccagTATCTACTGTGCAGTAGCAGAGGAGCTAAACTCTGTGACAGGACAGTATTTCAG TGATTGCCAGCCAGCGTACGTATCTCCACGGGGTCGGGACGATGAGGCAGCAAAGAAGCTCTGGAGTGTGAGCTGTGAGCTCCTCGGCATCCAGTGGGACTGA